The Tautonia rosea genome includes a region encoding these proteins:
- a CDS encoding APC family permease encodes MSNDPPKSQRPILPRVLGPATAYSAIVGSVIGSGIFIVPARVAGTLGSIGLIIAIWIAGGLLTLAGALTVAELGAMLPQAGGPYVYLREAFGKLAGFLFGWTEFLVIRSGSVAALAAGFALYFGEVVPAPTGIPKAGWDAGVAILAMTTLAVLNVLGARVGGGVQVFGTVLKVGTMAAMILLPLPFLMGVARTENLSPMWPTDLSGSVMRAMLAAMVGVLWTYDGWINITALAEEIREPERNIPRAAILGTLTLIAVYLGVTLSYHLVLPMADVAQPPDGRNVAGAFFVRLFGLPGAWLIALVVMGSIFIALNGNALSGPRAYFAMARDGLLPHSISHVHPRFHTPANAIIIQTAWAALLTAAGAIFLVIEAPGSESGLPAWFRNAWVKLNQTPLYDVLFSYVIFGATFMYALTVASVFVLRRTRPDLKRPYRTWGYPFTPMIYLAGAALLLGNMLQETFAESIVGLGIILAGVPAYLVMSRRGDSQP; translated from the coding sequence ATGTCCAACGACCCTCCAAAATCCCAGCGCCCGATTTTACCTCGCGTTCTGGGACCGGCGACGGCTTACAGTGCAATCGTCGGATCGGTGATAGGCTCGGGCATCTTCATCGTGCCGGCAAGGGTGGCGGGCACCCTCGGGTCGATCGGTCTGATCATCGCCATCTGGATCGCTGGAGGCTTGCTCACACTGGCTGGAGCCCTCACGGTCGCCGAGCTGGGGGCGATGCTCCCGCAGGCCGGGGGGCCATATGTGTATTTGAGGGAAGCGTTCGGGAAACTGGCGGGCTTCCTCTTCGGCTGGACCGAATTTCTGGTGATTCGATCGGGATCGGTCGCAGCCCTCGCAGCCGGATTCGCGCTCTATTTCGGAGAGGTGGTCCCAGCCCCGACTGGCATTCCCAAGGCCGGCTGGGACGCGGGTGTCGCGATCCTGGCAATGACGACGCTCGCCGTTCTCAACGTTCTGGGTGCCCGGGTTGGTGGCGGCGTGCAGGTCTTCGGCACCGTGCTGAAGGTCGGCACGATGGCCGCGATGATCCTGCTCCCGCTCCCCTTCCTGATGGGAGTGGCCCGAACCGAGAATCTCTCGCCCATGTGGCCGACGGACCTGAGCGGATCGGTGATGCGGGCAATGCTCGCGGCGATGGTCGGCGTGCTCTGGACGTATGACGGGTGGATCAACATCACGGCACTTGCCGAGGAAATCCGAGAACCCGAACGGAACATTCCTCGTGCGGCCATTCTGGGAACACTGACCCTGATCGCCGTGTACCTGGGGGTCACGCTCTCCTATCACCTCGTCTTGCCGATGGCCGACGTGGCCCAACCTCCTGACGGCCGCAACGTCGCAGGAGCCTTTTTTGTTCGGCTGTTCGGTCTACCCGGCGCCTGGCTGATTGCCCTGGTGGTGATGGGATCGATCTTCATCGCACTCAACGGCAATGCCCTGTCCGGGCCTCGGGCGTACTTTGCCATGGCCCGAGACGGCTTGCTACCGCACTCGATCAGTCATGTTCATCCCAGATTTCACACGCCGGCCAACGCGATCATCATTCAGACCGCCTGGGCAGCGCTCTTGACGGCCGCCGGGGCCATCTTCCTGGTGATCGAGGCGCCTGGTTCAGAGAGTGGCTTGCCAGCCTGGTTTCGAAACGCCTGGGTGAAACTCAATCAGACACCACTTTATGACGTTTTATTTTCTTACGTCATTTTTGGCGCGACGTTCATGTATGCGTTAACGGTCGCATCTGTTTTCGTTCTACGTCGGACGAGGCCCGACCTAAAGCGTCCCTATCGGACGTGGGGCTATCCTTTCACGCCGATGATCTACCTGGCGGGTGCGGCTTTGCTACTTGGAAACATGCTCCAGGAGACGTTTGCCGAGTCGATTGTCGGTCTCGGCATCATCCTGGCGGGTGTCCCGGCGTATCTGGTGATGAGCCGTCGGGGAGACTCGCAACCGTGA
- a CDS encoding M28 family metallopeptidase, which yields MEALAVTVPNPDSARAILRRLTEEPHEAGTEAGYETAVFVRDQLREAGWNAEFAEYEVLLNEPDGLTSVTIVRPDRIELKVIEDPNPLDKDSASPNAWPAFHGYGVSGDVTGQIVYANYGTAADFKALEGLGIDVAGKIVLARYGAIFRGLKVLNAQRRGAIGVLIYSDPIDDGYARGAIYPNGPFRPPSAIQRGSVQFLSLGPGDPSTPHGPSVKGADRLPFDRYFGFPLAGKAPMSLDNPSMNYSVLPHLVDAWEEENGFDRNEYFAAIPSLPISYEAAQPIFEALAGPEVPEGWQGGLPLAYHVGPGPVEVRLAVRTKYSLKTIHNVIATLTGEFEPDCWVMVGNHRDAWTYGAVDPGSGTAATLEACRALGEAYKAGWRPRRTLVYASWDAEEYGLVGSTEWADEHRDELDAKALMMLNVDSAVSGPNLDVDGVPSLRDLMLSAAADVVEPSTGRSLRDVWLEEQRSDWAKSVRLTLPDLDADDPEPVLPPFSSRLNPLGSGSDYTAFVDNLGIPALNVDFGGRYGVYHSIYDNFYWMEKFGDPSFVGHTTAARLYTLILLRAASAEVAPLTFTPYGEAIEDELNRLRERVARKSLVADDEPLIAFHGLVELSRVIRDFQTQAAKLDEATAALVAGEVPPDEGTLSRVNHALMRVERAFLIEGGLPGRPFFRHAIYAPGLTTGYASWPLPGVRQAIEDSHQDMMNEQTSILIDRIEAASAVMAEAEQAARNAD from the coding sequence ATGGAAGCCCTTGCAGTGACGGTCCCGAACCCGGACTCGGCCCGGGCGATCCTCCGCCGCCTGACCGAGGAACCGCACGAAGCCGGGACCGAAGCAGGTTACGAGACGGCGGTCTTTGTTCGGGATCAGCTACGCGAAGCGGGCTGGAACGCCGAGTTTGCCGAGTATGAGGTGTTGCTCAACGAGCCGGACGGCTTGACCTCAGTAACGATTGTGCGCCCCGATCGAATCGAGCTGAAGGTGATCGAAGACCCGAACCCGCTCGACAAGGATTCCGCCAGTCCGAACGCCTGGCCCGCGTTTCACGGCTATGGCGTGTCGGGAGACGTGACCGGGCAGATCGTCTATGCGAATTACGGGACGGCCGCCGACTTCAAGGCGTTGGAGGGCCTGGGGATTGACGTGGCCGGCAAGATCGTCCTGGCGCGCTACGGGGCGATTTTCCGGGGGCTCAAGGTCCTGAACGCCCAGCGTCGGGGGGCAATCGGGGTGTTGATCTACTCCGATCCGATCGACGACGGTTACGCCCGAGGAGCCATTTATCCAAACGGACCGTTCCGGCCACCCTCGGCGATCCAGCGCGGCAGCGTTCAGTTCCTCTCGCTCGGGCCGGGAGACCCATCGACGCCGCATGGCCCCTCGGTCAAGGGGGCCGATCGCTTGCCGTTCGACCGCTATTTCGGATTCCCGCTGGCGGGCAAGGCGCCGATGTCACTCGACAATCCCAGCATGAATTATTCGGTATTACCGCATCTGGTCGACGCCTGGGAGGAGGAAAACGGGTTCGACCGCAACGAATACTTCGCTGCGATCCCGTCCCTCCCCATCAGCTACGAGGCCGCTCAGCCGATCTTTGAGGCACTCGCCGGCCCCGAGGTTCCCGAAGGCTGGCAAGGTGGCCTGCCCTTGGCCTATCACGTCGGGCCGGGGCCGGTGGAGGTACGACTGGCCGTTCGGACCAAATACAGCCTCAAGACGATTCACAACGTCATCGCCACCTTGACGGGGGAGTTCGAGCCCGATTGCTGGGTGATGGTCGGCAACCACCGAGACGCCTGGACCTACGGCGCGGTCGATCCGGGAAGCGGAACCGCCGCCACCCTGGAAGCCTGCCGAGCCCTGGGAGAGGCGTACAAGGCCGGCTGGCGACCGAGACGAACGCTTGTCTACGCGAGCTGGGACGCGGAGGAATACGGCCTGGTCGGCTCGACCGAATGGGCCGACGAGCATCGCGACGAACTCGACGCCAAGGCCCTGATGATGCTCAACGTCGATTCCGCCGTCTCCGGGCCGAACCTGGATGTGGACGGTGTTCCGTCGCTCCGAGACCTGATGCTCTCGGCCGCTGCCGATGTGGTCGAGCCGTCCACTGGCCGATCCCTACGGGATGTCTGGCTGGAGGAACAGCGATCGGATTGGGCGAAGTCGGTCCGCTTGACATTACCGGACCTCGACGCTGACGACCCAGAGCCCGTGTTGCCTCCCTTCTCCTCAAGGCTGAATCCCCTCGGCTCGGGGTCCGATTACACGGCCTTCGTTGACAACCTGGGCATCCCGGCTCTGAACGTCGATTTTGGCGGTCGATATGGGGTCTATCATTCGATTTATGATAATTTCTACTGGATGGAAAAATTCGGCGATCCCAGTTTCGTCGGGCACACCACTGCCGCACGGCTGTATACGTTGATCTTGCTGAGAGCGGCCTCGGCCGAGGTCGCCCCGTTGACATTCACTCCCTACGGCGAGGCGATCGAAGACGAATTGAACCGGCTCCGCGAGAGAGTCGCGCGCAAATCGCTGGTGGCGGATGACGAGCCGTTGATCGCGTTTCATGGTCTTGTCGAGCTTTCCCGGGTGATCCGTGACTTCCAGACTCAGGCCGCAAAGCTCGATGAGGCCACGGCTGCCCTGGTGGCGGGTGAGGTACCTCCGGATGAGGGAACCCTGAGCCGCGTGAATCATGCCTTGATGCGCGTTGAACGGGCGTTTCTGATCGAAGGTGGGCTCCCGGGCCGACCGTTCTTTCGCCACGCGATCTATGCTCCTGGACTGACGACTGGCTATGCAAGCTGGCCCTTGCCAGGGGTCCGACAAGCGATCGAAGACTCTCATCAGGACATGATGAACGAACAGACCTCCATCTTGATTGATCGGATTGAGGCTGCCAGCGCCGTCATGGCCGAGGCGGAACAAGCGGCCCGAAACGCGGACTGA
- a CDS encoding spore photoproduct lyase family protein, whose translation MPTRSAPVVSTAMLDVGTIYLEASVPDIPRGREILDRFPKAERVVVPSHWNIPGLHGNEGNAEDWLRIKKSTLVLGLRKGMEMRPNGRSADFIAPGFSNGCAMACAYCYVPRRKGYANPISTFVNIDAICQAIERHAARQGNKGTPNQVDPWQWVYDIGENGDCSVDALISDNLRDLVALFRRLPNAKASFATKFVNRALLDYDPCGKTRIRFSMMPPIVAKLLDIRTSSIADRIAAIDDFVAAGYEVHLNFSPVVYYEGWLDDYAELFSNIDDAIGPRARRQLRAEVIFLTHHDGLHEVNLRWHPKAEDLLWVPELQEEKTSETGGRNVRYRRGLKTELVDQFVTLLRKKLPYCGVRYAF comes from the coding sequence ATGCCGACGCGATCCGCGCCTGTCGTTTCGACCGCGATGCTTGATGTTGGGACGATTTACCTGGAAGCCTCGGTCCCGGACATCCCGAGGGGTCGGGAGATTCTCGATCGCTTCCCGAAGGCTGAGCGGGTCGTGGTGCCGTCGCACTGGAACATTCCCGGCCTGCACGGGAATGAAGGGAACGCCGAGGACTGGCTTCGGATCAAGAAGTCAACGCTCGTGCTGGGGCTTCGCAAGGGGATGGAAATGCGTCCCAACGGCCGATCGGCCGACTTCATTGCGCCTGGGTTCTCGAACGGCTGCGCGATGGCCTGTGCCTACTGTTATGTGCCGAGGCGGAAGGGTTATGCCAACCCAATCAGCACGTTCGTGAATATCGACGCAATTTGCCAGGCGATCGAGCGTCATGCGGCCCGACAGGGCAACAAAGGGACCCCGAATCAGGTCGACCCCTGGCAGTGGGTCTATGACATCGGCGAGAACGGGGATTGCTCGGTCGATGCTCTGATCTCGGACAATCTCCGGGACCTCGTCGCTCTGTTCCGTCGCCTGCCGAACGCAAAAGCCTCGTTCGCTACCAAGTTTGTCAATCGAGCCTTGCTCGATTACGACCCCTGCGGCAAGACGCGGATTCGGTTTAGCATGATGCCACCGATTGTGGCAAAACTGCTGGACATCCGCACGTCATCCATTGCTGATCGGATTGCCGCAATCGACGACTTCGTGGCGGCCGGGTACGAGGTTCACCTGAACTTCAGCCCGGTTGTGTACTATGAGGGATGGCTCGACGATTACGCGGAGTTGTTCTCGAACATCGACGACGCGATCGGCCCCAGGGCGCGCCGGCAATTGCGGGCGGAGGTCATCTTTCTGACCCACCACGACGGCCTTCACGAAGTCAACCTGCGATGGCACCCGAAAGCCGAGGACTTGCTCTGGGTGCCCGAACTTCAGGAGGAGAAGACCTCGGAAACCGGGGGGCGGAATGTTCGCTACCGGCGCGGATTGAAAACGGAGCTGGTCGATCAGTTCGTGACACTCTTGCGCAAAAAACTTCCGTATTGCGGGGTTCGTTATGCGTTTTGA
- a CDS encoding DegT/DnrJ/EryC1/StrS family aminotransferase: MTPRLSRRSLLGAASALGLTWSGSRATAISVDTRPAVLGGTPVRTASFPRWPIFGDEEISALVDVLRSGAWYRGSGNRVEQFESAWADRLGSKHCVATANGTSALITSLNALDVGPGDEVIVPPYTFVATINAILIQHALPVFVDVDPETSQIDPSKIEAAITDRTRALMPVHIGGSPADMDAIMAIASKHGLPVIEDACQSHLAEWRGKKVGTIGDLGCFSFQASKNLNSGEGGAVMTQDPRLQAECMSFQNNGRSGPGMPGIFARNGANLRLTEFQGALLMAQMTRLDAQSKLREENASILTEQLNDIPGVTPARMYEGCTRNAYHLYMFRYDPDQFSGLSRSGFLKALAAEGIPASGGYGPLYHEPFLRRALDSRGFRAVYSPQKLADYEARIDCPGNDQLCQEAVWLTQTTLLGNRQDMDQIATAIRKIREHAGTIAAL; this comes from the coding sequence ATGACTCCCCGCCTTTCGAGACGATCGTTGCTCGGAGCTGCCTCAGCCCTTGGCTTGACCTGGAGTGGCTCGCGAGCGACTGCGATTTCGGTCGACACTCGACCGGCGGTCCTCGGGGGAACCCCTGTACGCACCGCATCGTTCCCTAGGTGGCCGATCTTCGGTGACGAGGAAATCTCTGCCCTGGTCGATGTCTTGCGCTCCGGGGCCTGGTACCGAGGCAGTGGCAATCGGGTCGAGCAGTTCGAGTCTGCCTGGGCCGATCGCCTCGGAAGCAAACACTGCGTGGCGACGGCCAATGGCACCAGTGCCCTGATCACCTCGCTCAACGCCTTGGACGTTGGTCCGGGAGACGAGGTCATCGTCCCGCCGTACACGTTTGTGGCAACAATCAACGCTATCTTGATTCAACATGCTTTGCCTGTGTTCGTCGACGTGGACCCCGAAACCTCTCAGATCGATCCGAGCAAGATCGAGGCCGCCATTACCGATCGGACCCGAGCCTTGATGCCGGTCCATATCGGTGGGTCACCGGCCGACATGGATGCGATCATGGCCATCGCCTCCAAGCACGGTCTTCCGGTGATCGAAGACGCTTGCCAGTCTCACCTGGCCGAATGGCGGGGCAAGAAGGTTGGTACGATCGGCGATCTCGGTTGTTTTAGCTTCCAGGCGAGCAAGAATCTCAACTCGGGTGAGGGGGGGGCCGTGATGACCCAGGACCCTCGCTTGCAGGCAGAGTGCATGAGCTTCCAGAACAACGGCCGGTCCGGACCCGGGATGCCCGGCATCTTCGCCCGCAACGGAGCGAATCTCCGGCTCACCGAGTTCCAGGGGGCGTTGCTCATGGCACAGATGACCCGGCTGGATGCCCAGTCGAAACTTCGGGAGGAGAACGCCTCAATCCTCACCGAGCAGCTGAACGACATCCCGGGCGTCACCCCCGCGCGGATGTACGAGGGCTGCACGCGTAATGCCTATCACCTTTATATGTTCCGTTACGATCCGGATCAGTTCTCCGGTCTCTCTCGCTCCGGTTTCCTCAAGGCACTTGCGGCGGAGGGAATCCCGGCCTCCGGCGGTTATGGGCCGCTCTACCACGAGCCGTTCCTCAGACGAGCACTCGATTCCCGAGGTTTCCGCGCCGTCTACTCCCCTCAGAAGCTTGCTGACTACGAGGCCCGCATCGATTGTCCAGGGAACGATCAACTCTGCCAGGAGGCTGTCTGGCTGACGCAGACAACCCTGCTGGGCAATCGACAGGACATGGATCAGATCGCGACCGCGATTCGCAAGATTCGCGAGCACGCGGGCACCATCGCCGCCCTCTAA
- a CDS encoding HD-GYP domain-containing protein, translated as MHAGSTVDPFSIHLDAQVMVEGPESQAPCLARALRLEFTAPVGLLSTDLDNQPVWLAREGSDGVRWPEASRALGTAIDLDREEGGASLWLPGPAEDHLWLILHVTEMEEFLGKDLTVWIGFALSSFGGRAGDHTWGPATPAQALLAWGREVADRLRRSSGSSEKPESSSLRSKRTQFRIPDRLTREMSIAEPPKRFQRLAVESMRETLQVEAVAWVPRSRREAVVIDGEVAGLSPEAYRTLLPSRADQGERRWADDTQDGIEGVRQALAISSDSEGVRAGWLVAVNPLDGRSLGQDEADLLRPVASLIATQRINARHYTELKDLLFGIIRSLTAAIDAKDPYTLGHSERVGRIATLLGEALDLSANERGDLYLCGLLHDVGKIGISDATLQKPGPLTPEEFNEIKRHPTIGVQILSDLKKLHHLLPGVAHHHENFDGSGYPDGLSGNQIPQIARILAVADAFDAMSSTRPYRRRLASEQIDRIFRNGAGTQWDPEVVDAMFTCREKIESIRQKGLGQSVVQVVDDTINRSKNSSYIADSVVDPPEFS; from the coding sequence ATGCACGCTGGCAGTACGGTCGATCCGTTCTCGATCCACCTCGACGCTCAGGTGATGGTGGAAGGACCCGAGAGCCAGGCCCCTTGTCTGGCCCGAGCGTTACGCCTGGAGTTTACGGCACCGGTCGGGTTACTCAGCACCGACCTGGACAATCAGCCAGTCTGGCTGGCTCGTGAAGGTTCCGACGGTGTTCGTTGGCCCGAAGCATCCCGGGCCTTGGGAACGGCCATCGACCTAGATCGTGAGGAGGGTGGGGCGTCGCTCTGGCTTCCTGGACCAGCGGAAGACCACCTCTGGTTAATTCTGCACGTCACGGAGATGGAGGAGTTCCTCGGCAAGGACCTGACGGTCTGGATCGGCTTTGCCCTGTCAAGCTTCGGAGGTCGTGCCGGAGACCACACCTGGGGACCGGCGACCCCCGCTCAGGCGTTACTCGCCTGGGGACGAGAGGTCGCTGATCGGCTCCGCAGGAGCAGCGGCTCGTCGGAGAAACCCGAGTCCTCTTCACTGCGATCGAAACGAACCCAGTTCCGTATTCCCGACCGGCTGACCAGAGAGATGTCGATTGCGGAACCGCCGAAACGGTTTCAGCGACTTGCGGTCGAGTCGATGCGCGAGACGCTTCAGGTTGAGGCCGTCGCCTGGGTTCCCCGGAGCCGCCGCGAAGCGGTGGTGATTGACGGAGAGGTCGCGGGACTGAGCCCCGAGGCGTACCGCACGCTGCTTCCCAGCCGGGCAGACCAGGGAGAACGACGCTGGGCAGACGACACTCAGGACGGGATCGAAGGGGTTCGGCAGGCCCTGGCCATCTCCTCGGATTCCGAAGGAGTTCGCGCCGGCTGGCTGGTCGCGGTCAACCCGCTCGACGGCCGATCGCTCGGTCAGGACGAGGCCGACCTGCTGCGACCGGTCGCCAGCCTGATTGCCACGCAACGGATCAACGCTCGTCACTACACCGAACTGAAAGACCTCTTGTTCGGCATCATCCGATCCTTGACGGCCGCCATCGATGCCAAAGATCCGTACACGCTCGGCCACTCCGAGCGTGTGGGTCGAATCGCGACGCTCCTGGGAGAAGCCCTCGACCTCTCAGCCAACGAGCGAGGGGATCTTTACCTGTGCGGCCTGCTGCACGATGTCGGCAAGATCGGAATCAGCGACGCGACCTTGCAGAAGCCTGGTCCCCTGACACCGGAGGAGTTCAACGAGATCAAGCGTCATCCAACCATTGGCGTGCAGATTCTTTCAGACTTAAAGAAACTGCATCACCTGTTGCCCGGTGTGGCGCACCATCACGAAAACTTTGACGGCTCCGGCTATCCCGACGGGCTTAGCGGGAATCAGATTCCTCAGATTGCCCGCATTCTCGCGGTGGCGGATGCGTTCGACGCCATGTCAAGCACCCGCCCCTATCGCCGCCGACTGGCCTCGGAACAGATCGATCGGATCTTCCGCAACGGAGCCGGGACACAGTGGGATCCCGAGGTCGTCGACGCGATGTTCACATGCCGGGAAAAGATTGAGAGCATCCGGCAAAAGGGCCTTGGCCAGAGTGTCGTTCAAGTCGTGGATGACACGATCAATCGCAGCAAGAACTCCTCATACATTGCGGATTCCGTCGTCGATCCTCCTGAGTTCTCCTGA